One window of Mediterraneibacter gnavus ATCC 29149 genomic DNA carries:
- a CDS encoding HK97 family phage prohead protease yields MPVKKEREYRTLVAPLAAQSSGEKRLQSECYVEGYATTFNAPYLLYEFEDGTKIYERIDAHALDSADMSDVIMQYDHEGRVFARQSNNTLILEPDVKGLFVAADLSRTDLARGLYQDISAGMITKMSWAFTVAEESYDRETHTRTILKIKKVYDVSAVSIPANNDTEISARAFASRSYERERQELLKRRAAILKIKASL; encoded by the coding sequence ATGCCAGTTAAGAAAGAGCGGGAATATAGAACGCTGGTAGCGCCTCTGGCTGCGCAGAGTTCCGGCGAAAAGCGTTTACAGTCGGAGTGCTACGTAGAGGGCTACGCTACTACATTTAATGCGCCATACCTTTTATATGAGTTTGAGGACGGCACAAAGATTTACGAAAGAATAGACGCACACGCATTAGACAGCGCAGACATGAGCGACGTTATCATGCAGTACGACCATGAAGGCAGAGTATTTGCCAGACAGTCAAATAATACGCTGATTTTAGAGCCGGACGTAAAGGGGCTTTTTGTGGCAGCAGACTTAAGCCGGACAGACTTAGCCCGTGGGCTGTATCAGGACATAAGCGCAGGAATGATTACTAAAATGTCATGGGCGTTTACAGTGGCAGAGGAAAGTTACGACAGAGAAACACATACAAGAACAATTTTGAAAATCAAAAAGGTTTATGATGTATCAGCCGTGAGCATTCCGGCAAATAACGATACTGAAATAAGCGCCCGTGCTTTTGCGAGTAGGAGTTACGAGCGAGAGCGGCAGGAGTTGCTTAAGAGGCGGGCAGCAATACTAAAGATTAAGGCGAGCTTATAA